Proteins encoded in a region of the Benincasa hispida cultivar B227 chromosome 2, ASM972705v1, whole genome shotgun sequence genome:
- the LOC120071950 gene encoding transcription factor MYB35-like — protein sequence MVRIPSRDKLNLKRGLWTAEEDAKVLAYVSKHGTSNRTSAPKKAGLRRCGKSCRLRWTNYLRPDLKHHNFTPQEEELIIRLHAAIGSRWAIIAQQLPGRTDNDVKNYWNTKLRKKLSEMGIDPVTHKPFSQILADYGNIGGLPRSTKRIGSLSRDLKTSTYMKPEHYSNSAQGLFKGIDVDLSTPSMLLPETEPVMDKVTNGNVHQLNNNHSLNLLAQLQAMQLVTEASHRTFNEQIQPHFYSQGYLPSSSSSSSSSTTTGTCRNSSSAFSWWDFLLEDAFLPSELPQEHENVVEFPVNQNACQTENGISKEEMNKEISDYQYNRFEAMHRLAENNDNDIEASSSAENTFIETLLHQEDKILFDFLNLLEEPIYY from the exons ATGGTCAGAATTCCTTCTCGTGATAAGTTAAACCTCAAAAGGGGTCTCTGGACTGCAGAGGAAGATGCAAAAGTACTTGCATATGTATCAAAGCATGGGACGAGTAACCGGACCTCTGCTCCAAAAAAAGCAG GATTAAGGAGATGTGGGAAGAGCTGTAGACTTAGATGGACAAATTACCTGAGACCTGATCTTAAGCATCACAACTTCACTCCTCAAGAGGAGGAATTGATTATCAGGCTTCATGCAGCAATTGGTAGCAG ATGGGCTATAATAGCTCAGCAACTTCCTGGAAGAACAGATAATGACGTGAAGAATTATTGGAACACGAAACTGCGAAAAAAGCTCTCCGAAATGGGGATTGATCCGGTTACTCATAAACCATTCTCCCAAATCTTAGCTGATTATGGAAATATTGGTGGCCTCCCAAGATCCACCAAGAGAATTGGATCTCTCAGTAGAGATCTGAAAACTTCAACTTATATGAAACCAGAACATTACTCAAACTCAGCCCAAGGACTCTTCAAAGGCATCGATGTAGATTTGTCGACACCGTCGATGCTGTTGCCAGAAACTGAGCCTGTCATGGACAAGGTCACGAATGGCAATGTCCACCAATTAAACAATAACCATTCTCTGAATCTTTTGGCTCAGCTGCAAGCAATGCAGCTGGTGACAGAAGCCTCACATCGCACTttcaatgaacaaattcaacctCATTTCTATTCTCAAGGCTATTtaccatcttcatcatcatcttcttcttcctctactaCTACTGGTACTTGTAGAAATTCTTCCTCAGCTTTTAGCTGGTGGGATTTTCTTCTTGAAGACGCGTTTTTACCTTCCGAGCTGCCTCAAGAACACGAAAATGTAGTTGAGTTTCCAGTAAATCAAAATGCTTGCCAAACAGAAAATGGGATATCAAAAGAAGAGATGAACAAAGAGATATCTGACTACCAATACAACAGATTTGAAGCAATGCATCGCTTGGCTGAAAACAATGACAATGATATTGAAGCTTCATCATCTGCTGAAAACACATTCATAGAAACTTTGTTGCATCAGgaggacaaaattttatttgacttCCTCAATCTTTTAGAGGAACCAATTTACTACTAG
- the LOC120071656 gene encoding stress response protein NST1 yields the protein MKNCKFMKSEGGRKRDPTSSNRAREESMVAISLYRGNLHRVPDVPRRWLMPTHNISIKDFKSLLQRRSKALSRLRATTSSSPAKLSTSPNPNPNLNSSIKPDADGPGNNGSAPEVPFETQRVSVGGERPSAFVKERKKSDIGDNCMGKSADGFDSLNAPRPCFVEQGSNPVENGGAHVKDENLAVFENPSKEVIKEEDLLDDKENRKREVEEKLKVLNEKKHNLVQVLKQILHVEEELKRRSSVQGMAIRPSAPLQVDASADTGSMTKLLASRVGSEVNASGDAEGGEADDLLNQNVLARQMLRNSSMSPSSESPLRRPAHIQPNMGSHPSRANFSVTGSPSCLPPAGQSGIPPNLPTVSVSGTNYIASSPSPAASGGTSVLRDARQPSPWN from the exons atgaaaaattgcAAATTTATGAAATCGGAGGGAGGTCGTAAACGGGATCCGACATCGAGCAACAGAGCTCGAGAAGAATCCATGGTGGCCATTTCCCTTTACAGAGGAAACCTTCACAGGGTCCCCGATGTTCCTCGTCGATGGCTTATGCCCACCCACAACATCTCCATTAAAGACTTCAAATCCCTTCTCCAACGTCGTTCAAAAGCCCTCTCTCGCCTCCGCGCCACCACCTCTTCTTCTCCGGCTAAACTTTCTACTTCCCctaacccgaaccctaatttgaattcttCAATTAAACCAGATGCTGATGGACCTGGAAATAATGGGTCTGCGCCCGAGGTTCCATTCGAAACTCAAAGAGTTAGTGTTGGTGGTGAAAGACCTTCTGCGTTTGTCAAGGAGAGGAAGAAGTCGGACATTGGTGATAATTGTATGGGAAAATCGGCTGATGGGTTTGATTCTTTGAATGCCCCGAGACCTTGTTTTGTCGAGCAGGGTTCTAATCCAGTGGAAAATGGTGGCGCGCATGTAAAAGATGAAAATCTTGCTGTATTTGAAAACCCTAGCAAAGAG GTAATCAAGGAGGAGGATTTGTTAGATGACAAGGAGAATAGGAAAAGGGAAGTTGAAGAGAAGTTAAAagttttgaatgaaaaaaaacataatctTGTGCAAGTGTTAAAACAG ATCTTACATGTGGAAGAGGAATTAAAAAGGCGTAGTAGTGTGCAAGGGATGGCAATTCGCCCTTCTGCTCCTCTTCAGGTGGATGCCTCAGCCGATACAGGTTCAATGACCAAACTGCTTGCTTCTAGGGTAGGTTCAGAAGTGAATGCTAGTGGAGATGCTGAAGGTGGAGAAGCTGATgatcttttgaaccaaaatgTTCTTGCTCGTCAAATGCTTCGGAATAGCAGTATGTCACCTTCTTCAGAGTCCCCTCTTAGAAGGCCTGCCCATATTCAACCCAATATG GGCTCACATCCATCCCGAGCAAATTTTAGTGTTACTGGGAGCCCATCGTGCCTCCCGCCAGCTGGGCAATCAGGGATTCCACCTAACCTGCCCACTGTATCTGTATCTGGAACCAACTACATTGCATCCTCACCTTCTCCTGCAGCATCTGGGGGCACTTCAGTTCTCAGAGATGCTCGGCAGCCCAGCCCATGGAATTAG
- the LOC120071657 gene encoding uncharacterized protein LOC120071657: MASHNTSSSSKSMDPHRRNQPPAAAAVVTPAVVSPHPTSPKLDPTTPLSDSDNLSKSNPPSPKVDSISLHSHPKMVGPITVQKVAKKPNETPQEHSTTEKFNDSEERYERMINCITAKEREMKQLLKEHEHLTRRLSVSLSSSRSGRRKSICVSQIQLADVFANNGVKVVSADMPPFMQIHAVDCARKTHDSMEKFTSKSLALTLKKEFDGVYGPAWHCIVGKSFGSFVTHSVGGFLYFSMAQKLYILLFKTTVQRAN; this comes from the exons ATGGCTTCTCATAATACAAGTTCCTCATCCAAATCCATGGACCCCCACCGTAGAAACCAACCCCCCGCCGCCGCCGCCGTCGTCACTCCCGCCGTTGTCTCTCCCCACCCAACATCACCAAAACTAGATCCCACAACCCCTTTGTCCGACTCAGACAACTTGTCAAAATCAAACCCACCTTCTCCAAAAGTCGATTCTATTTCTCTTCACTCACACCCCAAAATGGTTGGCCCCATAACAGTGCAAAAGGTAGCCAAAAAACCCAACGAAACCCCTCAAGAACACTCCACTACGGAGAAATTCAATGATTCTGAAGAGAGATACGAACGCATGATCAACTGTATCACCGCCAAAGAAAGGGAAATGAAACAACTCCTAAAGGAACACGAACATCTCACTCGCAGACTCTCTGTTTCTCTTTCTTCATCACgtagtggaagaagaaaatcaatCTGTGTCTCACAGATTCAGTTAGCAGACGTGTTTGCTAACAATGGAGTCAAAGTGGTTTCGGCCGATATGCCACCGTTTATGCAGATCCACGCCGTCGATTGCGCTAGAAAAACCCACGATAGTATGGAAAAGTTTACTTCCAAATCCCTTGCCCTGACTCTCAAGAAG GAATTCGACGGGGTTTACGGGCCGGCATGGCATTGTATTGTAGGGAAGAGTTTTGGGTCATTTGTGACACATTCAGTGGGTGGATTTCTGTATTTTTCCATGGCTCAGAAGCTTTACATTCTGCTCTTCAAAACCACTGTACAAAGAGCCAATTAG